The DNA sequence TGACGACCAGAATTGCCCACGCACCCCGAAGAGAGACACGTGAGCAAGACGATGGCACCTAAGAATAGGTTGTATGCGGGCTTATTTGAATAGGTTGGAAAAAACTTCTTCATCGATTTCAACCGGATATGTTTCGGCCAATTCCTTCAGCCATTCTGACTCCAAATAGTCCTGATATTGCGTAATCGCCACAGAACGAGCCTTCTCAAAAGATTTGATACCCGCTGGAAAATGTTCCTTCACGACTACGATCCGAGAAAAGCTTTCACCTGACAATACCTCTGAGCGGTTGCCAGGCTCGATACCGAAGATGGAATCGTCGATCTGATCCTTGCCTCGCTCATACGTTTGGCTGGTAATCCGGATAGTCAATGCTGAGTTCGTATTAAGCTTGCTCTTGATTTCCTCATCGGACAATCCCTCCTCCAAAAACTTCACGACATCCATCATGACAGATTGGCTTTCTGCACGATATTCACGCACATCGACCATCTCATTCGCCTGAAATTGGTCCTGGTGGGAATCGTAGTACGCTTTCAAGCCTGTGGTATCTTCCACTGCCTTTTTCCAAACCTTCTGCTCCATCAAGGTGAACAACAAGATTCCATCGCGGTACTCTTGAATCAAATGACGGAACTCTGGATTTTTCTTAGGCAGCTGAGCTTCCTCATAGTTCATCAACTCTTGTTCCAGATAGCTTTCCAGAATACTTCTAGCTGCTTTTTCCTTGTCAAGACGAGGACGACGAGCTCTAGTAGTCGTGTAGTAATCGACATAGCCGCGGATATCCTGCGTATAGGAATCGTTCATCGTGAAGAGTGGCAGATCCATGAATGCCTCAGTCAATGTATCAGGCTTCCAAACTCCACGAGGGAAGGTATTGTCCAAACTCGCCACAAACTGCATGAAGTTTTGCTCATTCATGGCGAAGTTGTTTTCAGTTTTGATGCGTTCGATAACGGCTTCTTGGGTCAATCGAGAGCGGGAATCACGTTCGATTTTTTGCTTGAGTTCCACCTGAGCTTCATCAAAAGATGGAAGATCCTTGACTTCGGTGATGGTCATAATGTGCCATCCGAAGCGAGTCTGAAAAGGCTCTGAAATTTCATTGAGGTTCAATTTCATTCGATAGGTCTCCATTTCAGGCATCAAGCGCTGAGTACCCAAATCTCCTCCACGCTTAGCAGAAGACGGATCATCAGAGAATTGCCCGGCCATTTCAGAGAAGTCTGCACCTTCCACCAACTTCTGGTGAATCTCCTGAATTTTAGCTTTGGCTTCTTCGTCAGTTTTGGCGCTGTAACGATCTCCAACCCGAACGATCACGTGTGCGCTTCGCTTGGTTCCCTGATTGGCGATCTTGTCAGAAACGTACACCAAGTGGTATCCGAACTGAGTACGCACAGGCTCGGAGACTGTCCCCACCTCAGTATTGAACGCTGCGTTTTCGAAAGGATATACCATATCGAATGC is a window from the Pontibacter sp. G13 genome containing:
- a CDS encoding peptidylprolyl isomerase, with amino-acid sequence MSAVFLLLVSVVACKSTKTATSQDAGKEGSPALLTFDQSSVSKSEFERVYAKNNGGLEAAASHTSDQYREYLDLYINFKRKVFEAEAQGLNETAAFQQEFNTYRKQLAQPYLSAQEVEDQLIREAYDRSQWLVQASHILVRVAPDAQPEDTLKAYNQILAFRDSATEGTLSFAELAQKYSEDESARSNSGMLGYFSAFDMVYPFENAAFNTEVGTVSEPVRTQFGYHLVYVSDKIANQGTKRSAHVIVRVGDRYSAKTDEEAKAKIQEIHQKLVEGADFSEMAGQFSDDPSSAKRGGDLGTQRLMPEMETYRMKLNLNEISEPFQTRFGWHIMTITEVKDLPSFDEAQVELKQKIERDSRSRLTQEAVIERIKTENNFAMNEQNFMQFVASLDNTFPRGVWKPDTLTEAFMDLPLFTMNDSYTQDIRGYVDYYTTTRARRPRLDKEKAARSILESYLEQELMNYEEAQLPKKNPEFRHLIQEYRDGILLFTLMEQKVWKKAVEDTTGLKAYYDSHQDQFQANEMVDVREYRAESQSVMMDVVKFLEEGLSDEEIKSKLNTNSALTIRITSQTYERGKDQIDDSIFGIEPGNRSEVLSGESFSRIVVVKEHFPAGIKSFEKARSVAITQYQDYLESEWLKELAETYPVEIDEEVFSNLFK